One Sodalis praecaptivus DNA segment encodes these proteins:
- the lpxA gene encoding acyl-ACP--UDP-N-acetylglucosamine O-acyltransferase: MIDQSAFIHPSAIVEEGAIIHAGAHVGPFCVIGPQVEIGARTVLKSHVVVTGITRIGEDNQIYPFASLGDVNQDLKYAGEPTRVEIGHRNRIRESVTIHRGTIQGGEVTRVGSDNLLMVNAHVAHDCTVGDRCIMANNATLGGHVAVDDYAIIGGMTAVHQFCVIGAHVMVGGCSGVAQDVPPFVIAQGNHATPFGLNIEGLKRRGFDRAALHAIRAAYKIIYRSSKTLDEAKPELEALAQEHQVVNTFLDFLSRSQRGIIR; this comes from the coding sequence GTGATTGATCAATCCGCCTTTATACATCCCAGCGCCATCGTGGAAGAGGGCGCTATTATCCATGCCGGCGCGCATGTCGGCCCGTTCTGCGTTATCGGGCCGCAGGTCGAAATCGGTGCGCGCACGGTGCTGAAGTCCCACGTGGTGGTGACCGGTATTACCCGCATCGGTGAAGATAACCAGATTTATCCGTTCGCCTCCCTTGGCGACGTCAATCAGGATCTGAAGTATGCCGGGGAGCCAACGCGGGTCGAAATCGGGCACCGCAACCGGATTCGGGAAAGCGTGACCATTCATCGTGGCACGATACAAGGCGGAGAAGTGACTCGCGTCGGCAGCGACAATTTGCTGATGGTGAATGCCCATGTCGCCCACGACTGCACGGTGGGCGACCGCTGCATCATGGCCAATAATGCCACGCTCGGCGGCCATGTGGCGGTGGACGATTACGCCATTATCGGCGGCATGACCGCGGTGCATCAGTTCTGTGTCATTGGCGCCCACGTCATGGTCGGCGGCTGTTCCGGCGTTGCCCAGGATGTCCCGCCTTTCGTTATCGCCCAGGGTAACCACGCCACACCGTTCGGCCTGAACATTGAAGGGCTGAAGCGCCGCGGTTTCGATCGCGCCGCGCTGCACGCGATCCGCGCCGCTTATAAAATTATTTACCGCAGCAGCAAAACCCTCGACGAAGCCAAACCGGAGCTAGAAGCGCTGGCGCAGGAGCATCAGGTGGTAAATACCTTCCTGGACTTCCTGTCACGCTCGCAGCGCGGTATCATCCGCTGA
- the lpxB gene encoding lipid-A-disaccharide synthase, whose translation MSARPITIGLVAGETSGDILGAGLIRALRGHLPEARFVGVAGPRMQAEGMEAWYDMEELAVMGIVEVLERLPRLLRIRRDLTRRFAALRPDVFVGIDAPDFTITLEGRLKRRGIRTIHYVSPSVWAWRQKRVFKIGRATDNVLAFLPFEKAFYDRHHVPCQFIGHTLADAMLLDPDKAAARQELGIPAAARCLALLPGSRHSEVAMLSADFLRAAEKVSQRFPGLEIVVPLVNPARRAQFEHILAEVAPALSVRLLDNQARQAMIAADAALLASGTASLECMLAKCPMVVGYRMKPMTFALARRLVKTPWVSLPNLLAGRELVKELLQEACRPDALAAAVIELLDDDAERAALLATFRQLHQQIRCNADEQAARAVLALINR comes from the coding sequence ATGTCGGCACGTCCCATTACCATCGGTCTGGTAGCCGGAGAGACCTCCGGCGATATTCTCGGCGCCGGTCTGATACGCGCCCTGCGCGGCCATCTACCGGAGGCCCGCTTTGTCGGCGTCGCCGGCCCGCGCATGCAGGCGGAAGGAATGGAAGCCTGGTACGACATGGAAGAATTGGCGGTAATGGGTATCGTCGAGGTGCTCGAGCGCCTGCCGCGGCTGTTGCGCATCCGCCGCGATCTGACTCGCCGCTTCGCCGCGCTGCGGCCCGACGTTTTTGTCGGCATCGACGCGCCGGATTTTACGATTACCTTGGAAGGCCGCCTCAAGCGGCGCGGCATCCGCACTATTCATTACGTTAGCCCTTCCGTTTGGGCCTGGCGGCAAAAGCGGGTGTTCAAAATCGGCCGCGCCACGGATAATGTGTTGGCTTTCCTGCCGTTTGAAAAGGCGTTTTACGACCGCCACCATGTCCCCTGCCAGTTCATCGGCCATACGCTGGCGGACGCCATGCTGCTCGACCCGGATAAAGCCGCCGCGCGGCAGGAGCTGGGCATTCCCGCCGCCGCGCGCTGTCTGGCGCTGCTGCCGGGCAGTCGCCACAGCGAGGTGGCGATGCTGAGCGCGGATTTTCTGCGCGCCGCCGAGAAGGTGAGCCAGCGTTTCCCAGGGCTGGAGATTGTCGTGCCGTTGGTGAATCCGGCCCGGCGGGCGCAGTTTGAGCACATTTTGGCGGAGGTGGCGCCGGCGTTGTCGGTCAGGCTTCTGGACAACCAGGCCCGTCAGGCGATGATTGCCGCTGATGCCGCCCTGTTGGCCTCCGGCACCGCGTCGCTTGAGTGTATGCTGGCCAAGTGCCCCATGGTGGTGGGCTACCGCATGAAGCCGATGACGTTCGCGCTGGCGCGGCGGCTGGTGAAAACCCCGTGGGTGTCGCTGCCCAATTTGCTGGCCGGGCGTGAGCTGGTCAAGGAATTATTGCAGGAGGCGTGCCGGCCGGACGCGCTGGCGGCGGCCGTCATCGAGCTGCTCGACGATGATGCCGAGCGCGCGGCGCTGCTGGCCACGTTTCGCCAATTGCATCAGCAGATTCGCTGCAACGCCGATGAACAGGCGGCGCGCGCGGTGCTGGCGCTGATTAACCGATAA
- the rnhB gene encoding ribonuclease HII has product MTEPFIYPVATLIAGVDEVGRGPLVGAVVTAAVILDPARPVAGLADSKKLSEKRREALYEDITCRALAWSVGRAEADEIDQINIFQATLLAMQRAVAALAVVPDFVLVDGNRCPLLPMPSQAVVKGDSRVAEISAASIIAKVTRDREMAALHQQFPEYGFAQHKGYPTAFHLEKLALHGATVHHRRSFAPVRRLLEPA; this is encoded by the coding sequence ATGACGGAACCTTTTATCTATCCTGTGGCGACGCTTATCGCCGGCGTCGACGAAGTCGGGCGCGGGCCTTTGGTGGGTGCGGTGGTGACCGCTGCCGTGATCCTGGATCCCGCCCGGCCGGTGGCGGGGCTGGCGGACTCGAAAAAGCTAAGTGAAAAGCGGCGCGAGGCGCTGTATGAGGACATCACCTGCCGCGCGCTGGCCTGGAGCGTGGGTCGCGCCGAAGCCGATGAAATTGACCAGATCAATATTTTTCAGGCCACGCTGCTGGCGATGCAGCGGGCGGTCGCGGCTCTGGCCGTCGTGCCGGATTTTGTACTGGTGGACGGCAACCGCTGCCCCCTGCTGCCTATGCCTTCACAGGCGGTAGTGAAAGGCGATAGCCGGGTGGCCGAAATCAGCGCCGCCTCCATCATTGCCAAAGTGACCCGCGATCGGGAGATGGCCGCGCTGCACCAGCAGTTCCCCGAATATGGTTTCGCCCAGCATAAGGGATATCCCACCGCTTTCCATTTGGAAAAGCTGGCGCTGCATGGGGCGACCGTGCATCATCGACGAAGCTTTGCTCCGGTCCGGCGGTTGCTGGAGCCGGCATGA